In Armatimonadota bacterium, a single genomic region encodes these proteins:
- a CDS encoding di-heme oxidoredictase family protein: MKGQKIITGFGGISALTLFVVGACGGSGTADIAGEADLRTIPDDPSAVRYTLGSKLANLSGQESKDFDDGLVAFSSNEGPDDGLGPVFNGESCGQCHFQGAIGGAGNDLALTRVTRIGGIVNGKYSDLEDLGGPVIQSRSNREFNPAFPHSREFVPAEAKFVSLRITTPLFGLGLIEAIPQSAIVARSQQRFGDGVSGTVNWVTNPATNTKEVGRFGWKAQVSSIEVFAADAYLNEMGITTPLFSTEQKPQGHTIAPGADPVGDPEDAEDVELFISFMKFLAPPTRSSLSIVAQRGEKLFGTTGCANCHAPQYNTGLNANPALSNQNVNLYSDLLVHKMGSGLADGIIQGSAQGDQFRTAPLWGLSKRKFLLHDGRATTVDAAVGYHGGEASIAAGRYFGGSEDDRTAIREFLKSL, encoded by the coding sequence ATGAAAGGCCAGAAAATAATCACCGGCTTCGGTGGAATCTCGGCACTCACCTTGTTCGTTGTGGGAGCGTGCGGCGGAAGCGGCACTGCTGACATTGCGGGCGAGGCGGACCTGCGAACCATTCCCGACGACCCCTCGGCGGTGCGCTACACCCTAGGAAGCAAACTTGCAAACCTCTCCGGCCAGGAATCAAAGGACTTCGACGACGGACTCGTCGCATTCTCGAGCAACGAAGGACCGGACGACGGGCTGGGTCCCGTATTCAACGGCGAATCTTGCGGGCAGTGTCATTTCCAAGGCGCGATCGGAGGTGCCGGTAATGATCTAGCGCTAACCCGTGTGACACGGATTGGAGGCATTGTGAATGGGAAGTACAGCGACTTGGAAGACCTTGGCGGCCCCGTGATCCAGTCTCGCTCAAACCGAGAATTCAACCCAGCATTCCCACACTCACGAGAGTTCGTACCTGCAGAGGCGAAGTTCGTCTCGCTCCGAATCACGACTCCACTCTTTGGATTGGGCTTGATCGAGGCCATCCCCCAGTCGGCAATTGTTGCGAGATCGCAGCAACGATTTGGTGATGGCGTTTCCGGAACCGTCAACTGGGTGACAAATCCTGCGACGAACACTAAGGAGGTCGGCAGATTCGGTTGGAAAGCTCAAGTTTCGTCCATCGAAGTCTTTGCGGCAGACGCTTATCTGAACGAAATGGGAATCACGACCCCACTTTTCTCAACTGAGCAGAAGCCACAAGGACATACGATCGCGCCGGGTGCCGACCCAGTCGGCGATCCAGAGGACGCGGAGGACGTCGAACTCTTCATCTCGTTTATGAAGTTCTTGGCCCCACCAACGCGATCTAGCCTGTCGATCGTGGCTCAACGAGGTGAGAAGCTTTTTGGAACGACTGGATGCGCAAACTGTCACGCACCGCAATACAACACTGGTTTGAACGCGAACCCCGCGCTAAGCAACCAGAACGTCAACCTCTACTCCGATCTCTTGGTTCACAAAATGGGCTCAGGACTAGCGGATGGCATCATTCAGGGTTCAGCGCAAGGCGACCAGTTCCGCACAGCTCCACTTTGGGGACTCTCGAAACGGAAGTTCTTGCTGCACGATGGAAGGGCAACGACCGTTGATGCCGCAGTGGGATACCACGGTGGCGAGGCCTCCATAGCGGCGGGTCGGTACTTCGGAGGAAGCGAGGATGATCGAACAGCGATTCGTGAGTTCTTGAAGAGCCTGTAA
- a CDS encoding type II secretion system protein, producing MSPLHIRRRSRRGFTLIEVMIGIVLSGMAVATLATLIPLATKGQRASREYLQMTDVAQAKMDRLKDLGYGRLNSTEIVAAAIGTRESDTVFKFTLQGGVDSVTNATGTITISDYNSDIKRVVVSLAWQSGGSTQTPSSYELQGLIARQ from the coding sequence ATGAGCCCACTCCATATCCGGCGGCGCTCGCGCCGAGGATTCACACTGATCGAAGTGATGATCGGCATTGTACTGTCAGGAATGGCAGTCGCGACCTTAGCTACCCTGATTCCTTTGGCGACAAAGGGCCAAAGGGCCAGTCGCGAATATCTGCAAATGACGGATGTAGCGCAAGCCAAGATGGATCGCCTGAAGGATCTAGGATATGGCCGACTCAACTCCACAGAGATAGTTGCGGCAGCCATCGGCACCCGAGAGTCGGACACCGTTTTCAAGTTCACACTGCAAGGTGGCGTGGATTCCGTAACAAACGCCACGGGAACGATCACGATTTCAGATTACAACTCTGACATCAAAAGAGTGGTCGTTTCTCTGGCTTGGCAGTCTGGAGGCTCGACTCAAACACCGAGCTCCTACGAACTACAAGGATTGATTGCAAGACAATGA
- a CDS encoding MBL fold metallo-hydrolase — protein MTPTLSFFGATRTVTGSKHLLRVGKAQILIDCGLFQGAKQLRDLNWDEFPFVPHELDAVVLTHAHTDHIGMLPRLVKDGFNGPIYATAATIALCRISLPDSGRLQEEEARFQNKKGLRAGAEPLYTEDDAYRVLKLMKPVKYHERHDLPGGASWVYKPAGHILGSALVEMALPNGEILMMSGDLGRYDTPIIKDPEVVDYCDYLVIESTYGNRIHSDEDPMTRLEDACNWAWQNGGTILVPSFAIGRTQELMYYFKKLQDAGRMPRIPIFIDSPMAVSATHAYAQAKEEHDDEMKISIAEGTSELEPANLNYVRDREQSKALNRQDGPQIVISGSGMANGGRIKHHLRNRLGNENTLVLFTGYQAEGTLGRDLIEGQPTVSIFGEDVTVRAKVDKLNSLSAHCDQKEMMNWLSFYRTPPKKTFIVHGEPEAQEVLAAKIKDELGWEVEIPEFGYTAELGN, from the coding sequence ATGACGCCAACACTGTCGTTTTTCGGCGCAACCCGCACGGTTACGGGTTCTAAGCACCTCCTAAGAGTGGGCAAAGCCCAGATTCTGATAGACTGCGGTCTTTTTCAGGGTGCCAAGCAGCTTCGAGACCTTAACTGGGACGAGTTTCCTTTTGTTCCGCACGAACTCGATGCAGTTGTCCTCACTCATGCCCACACCGACCACATCGGGATGCTTCCTCGCTTGGTGAAGGATGGGTTCAATGGGCCGATTTATGCGACGGCTGCCACAATTGCACTCTGCCGAATTTCACTTCCCGACTCCGGACGACTCCAGGAGGAAGAAGCTCGGTTTCAAAACAAGAAGGGGCTTCGAGCTGGTGCGGAACCGCTTTATACCGAGGACGATGCTTACCGGGTTCTGAAGCTGATGAAGCCCGTTAAGTACCATGAACGGCATGACTTGCCAGGTGGGGCAAGTTGGGTCTATAAACCTGCCGGGCACATCTTAGGTTCGGCTCTCGTGGAAATGGCGTTGCCGAACGGCGAGATTTTGATGATGAGTGGTGACCTGGGACGCTACGACACCCCGATCATCAAGGACCCTGAGGTTGTTGATTATTGCGACTACCTGGTCATTGAATCCACCTACGGAAACCGAATCCACTCGGACGAAGACCCGATGACCAGGCTGGAAGATGCTTGCAATTGGGCGTGGCAGAACGGCGGGACGATTCTTGTTCCGTCCTTCGCGATTGGCCGAACTCAGGAGCTGATGTACTACTTCAAAAAGCTTCAGGACGCGGGACGCATGCCCCGAATTCCGATCTTCATCGACTCGCCGATGGCGGTCTCTGCCACCCACGCCTACGCCCAAGCAAAGGAAGAGCACGACGACGAGATGAAGATTTCTATTGCGGAGGGTACAAGTGAGTTGGAACCGGCGAACCTCAACTATGTTCGCGACCGGGAACAATCTAAAGCCCTGAACCGCCAGGATGGGCCACAAATCGTGATCAGCGGATCGGGAATGGCAAACGGCGGGCGCATCAAGCATCACCTACGCAATCGGCTCGGTAACGAGAACACGCTTGTTCTCTTTACTGGCTATCAAGCCGAAGGCACCCTCGGGCGGGATCTGATAGAAGGTCAGCCGACGGTTTCGATCTTCGGCGAAGACGTCACGGTCCGAGCAAAAGTTGACAAACTGAACTCACTCAGCGCGCACTGTGACCAGAAGGAGATGATGAATTGGCTTAGCTTTTATCGAACCCCGCCAAAGAAGACGTTCATCGTTCACGGCGAGCCAGAGGCACAAGAAGTGCTCGCGGCCAAAATCAAGGACGAACTCGGCTGGGAAGTCGAAATTCCAGAGTTTGGTTACACCGCCGAGCTAGGCAACTAA
- a CDS encoding cation diffusion facilitator family transporter: MRADRTNRVQSAANLSFGFNLIQTGFKLAGALLTGSVSLLSEALHSVSDVISSFVSLVSVRAAAAPPDDEHPYGHGKIDTLAGLSEAIILFLFALYTAGMAVIHFFQKPEVAKLDWGIGIVSICAAAGFLVMRVVQRAGKETGSFALQSNAQHIQVDIVTTLGVVASLLVTKFLGWQYADPAFALGLSLWLGFSSVKMIHAAFDQVIDKHIDPEELSLIQGILKEEPELISYHKLRTRHSGEHHFVEMHIVVPREWTVVLAHDLADRIEKRVEAELNPCICTIHVDPDVPSTSNITGNETS; the protein is encoded by the coding sequence TTGCGAGCTGACAGAACCAACCGAGTCCAGTCGGCCGCCAATCTATCGTTTGGGTTCAACCTGATCCAGACCGGATTCAAGTTAGCCGGGGCGCTCCTGACTGGTTCAGTGAGTCTACTGAGCGAAGCCCTTCACAGCGTCAGTGACGTGATCTCTTCGTTCGTTTCGCTTGTGAGTGTACGGGCGGCAGCGGCTCCGCCAGACGACGAACATCCTTATGGTCACGGCAAGATTGATACCTTAGCCGGACTGAGTGAGGCGATCATTTTGTTCCTATTCGCTCTCTACACGGCAGGAATGGCCGTGATCCACTTCTTTCAGAAGCCAGAGGTAGCGAAATTGGACTGGGGTATCGGGATCGTTTCGATCTGTGCCGCGGCTGGATTCTTGGTGATGCGAGTGGTCCAGCGTGCAGGGAAAGAAACGGGTTCTTTCGCGCTTCAGTCAAATGCTCAGCACATCCAAGTGGATATTGTAACAACGCTTGGCGTCGTTGCCTCTTTGCTCGTCACAAAGTTTCTCGGCTGGCAGTACGCCGATCCGGCCTTTGCTTTGGGGCTTTCCCTCTGGCTTGGATTCTCGTCGGTCAAGATGATCCATGCCGCTTTCGATCAAGTGATTGATAAACACATTGATCCCGAAGAGCTCTCGCTGATTCAGGGGATTCTCAAAGAGGAACCTGAACTCATCAGCTACCACAAGCTGCGAACACGGCACTCTGGTGAGCATCACTTTGTGGAAATGCACATCGTTGTCCCTAGAGAATGGACTGTAGTTCTGGCCCACGATTTGGCTGATCGAATCGAAAAGCGCGTTGAAGCTGAGTTGAATCCGTGTATCTGTACCATCCATGTAGATCCTGATGTCCCAAGTACCAGCAACATTACGGGTAACGAAACAAGCTGA
- a CDS encoding Nramp family divalent metal transporter produces the protein MKNGANEIIHSVSTDAPSRRARFLRFLGPGFMVSVGYMDPGNWATDLEGGSRFGYTLLWVILASNLMAILLQTLCVRLGLGAGMDLAQACRAVFKKPLAVLLWILAEIAMIATDVAEVIGSAVALNLLFGLNKVAGVVITGLDVLLLLGLMKFGFRKLEALVIVLVGTIAVCLFINVFKSSPEWGSVASSLIPREKPSGDALRIAIGIIGATVMPHNLYLHSSVVQSRQVSEERKHEAIKAATWDTVIALGAAFFVNAAILVLAASVFHKGGETVASLEKAHELLTPTLGPAAAALFAVALLASGQSSTITGTLAGQVVMEGFMSWKIKPAYRRMITRGIALVPAILIVTLTEGRDIDGLVLSQVILSLQLPFAVFPLVLIAASKASLGVYAAPRWMTVLGILIGGIITLLNVNFMADKVGWTTVSVGALGVLVFVYWAQFLYRAKDDTIAS, from the coding sequence ATGAAAAACGGAGCCAACGAGATCATCCATTCCGTATCGACAGATGCTCCGTCTCGTCGTGCACGTTTTTTGCGGTTTCTGGGTCCGGGGTTTATGGTCAGCGTCGGATACATGGATCCCGGCAACTGGGCGACCGACCTTGAGGGTGGATCGCGATTCGGATACACGCTGCTCTGGGTGATCCTCGCTAGCAATTTGATGGCCATTCTGCTTCAAACTCTCTGCGTTCGGCTGGGACTTGGAGCTGGAATGGACTTGGCCCAAGCGTGCAGGGCGGTGTTCAAAAAACCGCTCGCCGTGCTGCTTTGGATTCTCGCAGAGATCGCCATGATTGCAACCGATGTGGCAGAAGTGATCGGCTCTGCCGTCGCATTGAATCTCCTTTTTGGACTCAACAAAGTCGCGGGAGTCGTCATCACCGGGCTTGATGTCTTGCTTCTACTCGGTCTGATGAAGTTCGGCTTCCGCAAGTTGGAAGCACTGGTCATCGTGTTGGTTGGCACAATCGCGGTTTGTCTGTTTATCAACGTGTTCAAGTCTTCGCCCGAATGGGGTTCTGTGGCGTCGTCTCTGATTCCGCGAGAGAAGCCGAGCGGCGACGCTTTGCGGATCGCAATCGGAATCATCGGGGCAACTGTCATGCCCCACAATCTTTATCTGCATAGTTCGGTGGTGCAAAGTCGGCAAGTTAGCGAAGAACGGAAGCATGAGGCGATCAAAGCAGCGACTTGGGACACCGTGATTGCCCTCGGAGCAGCGTTCTTCGTCAATGCCGCCATTTTGGTTCTTGCGGCTTCGGTTTTCCACAAGGGCGGTGAAACGGTTGCGAGCTTGGAGAAAGCGCATGAGCTTCTGACTCCAACCCTCGGACCAGCGGCAGCGGCACTTTTCGCGGTGGCACTTCTGGCCTCAGGTCAGTCCTCGACCATCACCGGAACTTTGGCCGGTCAGGTCGTCATGGAAGGCTTCATGAGTTGGAAGATCAAGCCAGCGTATCGCCGCATGATTACGCGTGGCATCGCACTGGTTCCTGCGATCTTGATCGTTACGCTGACAGAGGGGAGAGACATCGACGGCCTGGTTCTTTCTCAGGTGATTCTCTCGTTACAACTTCCCTTTGCCGTCTTTCCATTGGTGCTGATCGCGGCAAGCAAAGCCTCTCTCGGCGTATATGCAGCGCCCCGATGGATGACGGTTTTGGGAATCCTCATCGGTGGGATCATCACGCTGCTGAATGTCAACTTTATGGCGGACAAGGTAGGGTGGACAACCGTTTCAGTCGGAGCGCTTGGTGTCCTGGTTTTTGTATACTGGGCACAGTTCCTCTACCGGGCCAAGGACGACACTATTGCGAGCTGA
- the dnaB gene encoding replicative DNA helicase, producing the protein MIVDPLSRQALYSIEAEMAVLGCMLQSPKAVDEVLAVLNEDDFYRPAHAIIFRAIRQLNSNHREIDHLTVRVELQERGLLTEVGGQSYLFDIELQAPAISNAKYYADIVIDMATLRRLDVAAKNIQGHVVNPDIDTVDDKVERAEQEIFEVGRRRLGKQFAHVSSLAKEFFVDVDKIVETGKPLFGLPTGFIDLDRITTGFYPGDFVIIGARPAMGKTSLVLDFALNVAQGVRREGKKGTIAIFSLEMSSIQLTRRMVSMVSGISMGVLKSDKGLSEKQYLGLADACESLYSMPIYIDDASDTTPMEMRGKCRRLKAEHGLDMVIIDYLQLMRGSKKTENRVQEISEIARSCKSMAKELDIPVIALSQLSRAVENRDDKRPQLSDIRESGSIEAEADMVMLLYRDSYYKAKEEHKPEIESYEEVQEAEVIIAKHRNGPVGKVMLGFQPAFARYRNLDRSSGYSRDED; encoded by the coding sequence GTGATCGTCGACCCCCTTTCCCGCCAAGCCCTCTATAGCATTGAGGCTGAGATGGCGGTGCTTGGGTGCATGTTGCAATCGCCGAAGGCCGTTGATGAAGTTCTTGCGGTTCTCAATGAGGACGATTTTTACCGTCCGGCCCACGCGATCATCTTCCGGGCAATTCGTCAGCTGAACTCGAATCACCGAGAAATTGACCACCTGACCGTTCGGGTTGAGCTCCAGGAGAGGGGTTTACTAACCGAAGTTGGTGGACAGAGCTACTTGTTCGACATCGAGCTGCAGGCACCGGCGATCTCGAACGCAAAATACTACGCAGACATCGTCATCGACATGGCAACCTTGCGTAGGCTTGATGTTGCTGCGAAAAACATCCAGGGTCATGTCGTCAATCCGGACATTGATACGGTCGACGACAAGGTGGAACGAGCTGAGCAGGAAATCTTTGAAGTCGGTCGACGGCGGCTCGGAAAGCAGTTTGCCCACGTTTCGTCTCTCGCGAAGGAGTTCTTCGTTGACGTCGACAAAATTGTCGAAACCGGCAAGCCCCTGTTCGGACTCCCTACCGGCTTTATTGACCTCGACCGGATCACCACCGGCTTCTACCCTGGCGACTTCGTCATCATCGGAGCCCGACCAGCGATGGGAAAAACTTCGTTGGTTTTGGACTTTGCCCTTAACGTCGCCCAAGGCGTTCGGCGAGAAGGCAAGAAGGGAACGATTGCCATTTTCTCGCTCGAAATGAGTTCAATTCAGCTCACGCGGCGTATGGTTTCCATGGTCAGTGGAATCTCGATGGGCGTGCTCAAGTCCGACAAGGGCCTCTCGGAGAAGCAGTATCTTGGGCTCGCCGATGCCTGCGAATCGCTTTATTCGATGCCGATTTACATCGACGACGCCAGTGACACCACCCCTATGGAGATGCGTGGAAAGTGTCGCCGCCTGAAGGCGGAGCATGGGCTTGATATGGTCATCATCGACTACCTCCAACTCATGCGTGGTTCCAAGAAAACCGAGAACCGCGTTCAAGAGATATCCGAAATCGCGCGCTCGTGTAAATCAATGGCGAAAGAGCTGGATATCCCGGTCATCGCCCTTTCCCAGCTCTCGCGAGCGGTGGAGAACCGTGACGACAAACGTCCCCAACTCTCAGACATCCGCGAGTCGGGTTCGATTGAGGCGGAGGCTGACATGGTTATGCTGCTTTATCGAGATTCTTACTACAAGGCGAAGGAAGAGCACAAGCCGGAGATCGAGTCGTACGAGGAAGTCCAGGAAGCCGAGGTGATCATCGCCAAACATAGAAACGGCCCGGTCGGAAAAGTGATGCTCGGCTTCCAGCCTGCCTTTGCCCGTTATCGAAACCTGGACCGTTCTAGCGGCTACTCGCGAGACGAGGACTAA
- a CDS encoding endo-1,4-beta-xylanase has product MMIAAMTCAVLAGQSSQIGLRRDADRINLTLSAAIQSDLIRENADNGSYRNALVKNLNMIGPENDLKPASIWKGINNYDFSKPDYLLGAPGQTGWAQANRMKVRGHVLLYPNEPGYTTPQWLLDMESQLTTQQVRGLLRDYIYATAGRYKGKIAMWDVINEAIADSQNSRPFNLRDSFWYRKLGSQFILLAFQYAAEADPDAKLYYNDYNLERGGWKADSAIALCNFVRQNGLRVDGIGLQYHIWINESIAPNDAHYQVVNKFELNNYDWQITELDISMPVVQYPSNNPLFGLVPVTASDLVVQSKVYDNVFKLGLFSTRCKGIQMWGITDRRSWIPSFTNGTRGAALILDANYGRKAAYASLTKLLRLRR; this is encoded by the coding sequence ATGATGATCGCAGCAATGACATGTGCAGTTCTTGCCGGACAGTCGTCCCAAATCGGATTACGCCGGGACGCCGACCGAATCAATCTGACGCTAAGCGCCGCAATCCAGTCGGATTTGATCAGAGAAAACGCCGACAATGGTTCATATCGAAATGCTCTCGTCAAAAATCTTAACATGATCGGACCCGAGAACGATCTAAAACCGGCCTCCATCTGGAAAGGGATCAACAACTACGACTTCTCAAAGCCCGACTACTTGCTCGGCGCTCCAGGGCAAACCGGATGGGCTCAGGCCAACCGAATGAAGGTTCGCGGGCACGTCCTGCTCTATCCTAACGAGCCTGGATATACGACTCCCCAGTGGCTACTCGACATGGAGTCGCAGCTGACCACCCAACAAGTCAGAGGCCTCCTGCGCGACTACATATATGCCACCGCTGGTCGGTACAAAGGCAAAATCGCGATGTGGGATGTGATCAACGAGGCGATTGCTGACAGCCAAAACTCGCGACCATTTAACTTGAGAGACTCGTTCTGGTATCGCAAACTCGGCTCCCAGTTCATTCTTCTTGCATTCCAATATGCGGCCGAAGCCGACCCGGACGCAAAGCTCTACTACAACGACTATAACCTGGAGCGCGGCGGCTGGAAAGCGGACTCAGCGATCGCTCTTTGCAACTTTGTTCGCCAAAACGGCTTAAGGGTTGACGGGATAGGGCTGCAGTATCACATTTGGATCAACGAGTCCATCGCGCCAAACGATGCTCACTATCAAGTCGTCAACAAGTTTGAGCTGAACAACTATGATTGGCAAATCACCGAATTGGATATCTCGATGCCCGTGGTGCAGTACCCATCGAACAACCCTCTTTTCGGTCTCGTGCCCGTCACTGCATCTGATCTCGTGGTTCAGTCCAAGGTTTACGACAATGTGTTTAAACTCGGTCTGTTCAGTACGCGATGCAAGGGTATCCAAATGTGGGGAATCACCGATCGCCGCAGTTGGATACCGAGTTTCACGAACGGTACTCGCGGAGCGGCGTTGATTCTCGATGCAAACTACGGTCGAAAGGCGGCTTATGCGAGTTTAACCAAGCTGCTGAGACTCCGCCGCTAA
- a CDS encoding XRE family transcriptional regulator: MKSKGLLDSESDVRDIQKRVSAEVIGARVRRERIAHGISIRDLASRANLSPHSITRLEAGQPFRAITLVKVCAALEIHVDRIAEAIEDDVAAKHSLADNRWHLLDGYAEGFMGGGDGVVPPEDRKKIAVSAGQNPLVILKSRLDAGTLLSTVIEVHVPSEARSHPGEELVYALAGPVQVTVAGRAYYLETGESLVFWGTEPHSYEPIGEIVGLILSVRARA; encoded by the coding sequence GTGAAGTCCAAGGGGCTGCTGGATTCTGAGAGCGATGTGAGAGACATCCAGAAGCGCGTGAGTGCTGAGGTGATTGGTGCTCGGGTTCGCCGTGAACGCATTGCCCACGGCATCTCAATCCGCGATCTCGCTTCGAGGGCAAATCTCTCTCCTCACTCGATTACTAGGCTTGAGGCCGGGCAGCCCTTTCGGGCGATTACATTGGTGAAGGTCTGCGCGGCTTTGGAGATCCACGTTGATCGCATTGCAGAAGCGATCGAAGATGATGTCGCGGCAAAGCATTCGCTGGCCGACAACCGCTGGCACTTGCTAGACGGCTATGCCGAAGGGTTTATGGGAGGCGGCGATGGGGTGGTTCCCCCTGAGGATCGCAAAAAAATAGCGGTGAGTGCAGGACAAAATCCGCTCGTCATCCTGAAGAGTCGGCTTGACGCAGGAACTCTGCTCAGTACAGTTATCGAAGTTCACGTCCCGAGTGAGGCCCGATCACACCCTGGCGAAGAGTTAGTTTATGCGCTCGCCGGTCCCGTTCAAGTGACAGTCGCTGGTCGTGCGTACTACCTCGAAACGGGTGAATCACTCGTCTTTTGGGGTACCGAACCGCATTCCTATGAGCCCATCGGCGAGATCGTCGGGCTAATTCTTTCTGTTAGGGCCCGAGCTTAG
- a CDS encoding alpha-galactosidase, whose amino-acid sequence MLLATAVVMSNLARIERTPTELVLTNGLVERRIHLDRFVTTTSLRRLDTGTEFVRSVEPEAVLQIDGKAVLLGGTSAPPNRAFLDPTWLKKLKADEKSLRFVGLEEVPLMKPVPHQNTEKAPWPPKGKAVMLYFKSDLLAAAVRYEVYDNLPVFAKQVEVVNRGPATVRLEKISSERLSVVEGESNVEAARAWRLPNLTALTDMAFGGGTVDAGSAVHWELDPRYDTQVSYELKTPAVLDIHPPVGPGLDLTPNQNFKSIRSYLVLHASDEREKKTLDVRGFFRSFAPWTNQNPLMLHIVSTDDTKVRSAIDQAAECGFEVAILSFGSGLNMEDTSPENIKKFKSLREYATSKGVRLGGYSLLASRRIDEENDVINIKTGKTGGTIFGNSPCLCSQWGLQYFEHLKTFISETGFEVLEHDGNYPGDACASTTHPGHRDYQDSQWKQWKLITDFYGWCRSNGIFLNVPDLYFLAGSNKTGMGYRETNWSLPREQQHIHARQNLFDGTWDKNPSMGWMFVPLVEYHGGGAAATIEPLKDHLLDYELHLANNFGFGAQACYRGMRLYDSPETKALVVRMVTWYKKYRDILESDVIHLRRADGRRLDFILHLNPASSPKAMLVAYNPTGQRLSEVIKVPASGSSVKVSEREGKPVSQKVIDGHIQIKLDIPAKGWTYYPIN is encoded by the coding sequence GTGCTTCTCGCCACTGCTGTCGTGATGTCGAACCTCGCCCGAATCGAACGAACCCCAACCGAGCTGGTGCTCACCAATGGGCTGGTCGAACGCCGAATCCATTTGGATCGATTCGTCACAACCACTTCCCTGCGTCGATTGGATACGGGAACCGAGTTCGTTCGCTCGGTTGAGCCAGAGGCGGTTTTGCAGATCGATGGCAAGGCGGTGCTGCTCGGAGGAACATCGGCTCCGCCGAATCGAGCGTTTCTCGACCCAACCTGGCTCAAAAAGCTGAAAGCTGATGAAAAATCGCTACGCTTTGTAGGGCTGGAAGAGGTTCCTTTGATGAAACCAGTACCGCATCAAAACACAGAGAAAGCTCCGTGGCCGCCAAAAGGTAAGGCTGTGATGCTCTACTTCAAGAGCGATCTCTTGGCCGCGGCAGTTCGGTATGAGGTTTACGACAATCTGCCCGTGTTTGCGAAGCAGGTCGAAGTCGTGAACCGGGGACCTGCGACCGTCCGGCTTGAGAAGATTTCGAGCGAGCGGTTGAGCGTTGTCGAAGGCGAAAGCAACGTAGAAGCCGCTCGTGCCTGGCGGCTGCCTAATCTCACCGCGTTGACGGACATGGCGTTTGGTGGAGGCACGGTTGACGCGGGTTCGGCCGTTCATTGGGAGCTCGACCCTCGGTATGACACCCAGGTCAGCTACGAGCTGAAGACTCCTGCGGTATTGGACATCCATCCGCCGGTAGGACCGGGCCTTGATCTGACCCCCAACCAGAACTTCAAGTCGATCAGATCGTATTTGGTGCTTCATGCTTCAGATGAGCGAGAGAAGAAAACCCTGGACGTCCGTGGGTTCTTCCGCAGTTTTGCCCCATGGACAAACCAGAATCCCCTCATGCTCCATATCGTCTCAACCGATGACACCAAGGTTCGATCCGCTATCGACCAGGCGGCAGAATGTGGCTTCGAAGTGGCGATTCTCAGCTTTGGCAGCGGGCTAAACATGGAGGACACCTCACCGGAGAACATCAAAAAGTTCAAGAGCCTCCGCGAATATGCAACCTCTAAAGGCGTGCGATTGGGGGGCTATTCCTTGCTGGCCAGTCGCCGGATTGACGAGGAGAATGACGTCATCAATATCAAAACGGGAAAGACAGGTGGAACCATCTTCGGAAACTCGCCTTGTCTCTGCTCTCAGTGGGGCTTACAGTATTTCGAACACCTCAAAACGTTCATATCAGAGACCGGATTTGAGGTTCTGGAACACGACGGAAACTACCCGGGAGACGCATGTGCCTCGACAACTCACCCTGGTCATCGCGACTACCAGGACTCGCAGTGGAAGCAGTGGAAGTTAATCACCGATTTTTACGGATGGTGCCGCTCGAATGGCATTTTTCTGAATGTGCCAGACCTGTACTTCTTGGCGGGGTCGAACAAGACAGGAATGGGCTACCGGGAGACGAACTGGTCGCTTCCCCGTGAGCAGCAACATATCCATGCTCGCCAAAACCTCTTCGATGGGACTTGGGACAAAAACCCTTCGATGGGATGGATGTTTGTTCCTCTCGTGGAGTACCACGGTGGCGGAGCTGCGGCCACGATTGAGCCTTTGAAAGATCACCTGTTGGACTATGAGCTCCACTTGGCAAACAACTTTGGATTTGGAGCCCAGGCTTGCTATCGAGGCATGAGGCTTTATGATTCGCCCGAGACGAAGGCGTTGGTTGTGCGGATGGTGACCTGGTACAAGAAGTATCGAGATATTCTCGAGTCAGACGTCATCCACCTTCGGAGAGCGGACGGGCGTCGCTTGGACTTCATTTTGCACTTGAACCCCGCTTCATCCCCGAAGGCGATGCTAGTGGCTTACAATCCGACTGGGCAGCGCCTAAGCGAAGTCATCAAAGTTCCGGCGAGCGGTTCTTCTGTTAAGGTGAGCGAGCGGGAAGGCAAGCCGGTGTCCCAAAAGGTGATCGACGGGCACATTCAAATCAAGCTGGACATACCCGCCAAAGGCTGGACCTACTATCCGATCAACTAG